One region of Candidatus Saccharibacteria bacterium genomic DNA includes:
- the typA gene encoding translational GTPase TypA, whose product MATTQDPSKIRNIAIIAHVDHGKTTLVDGLMKQSHTFRDNQAEMSQELIMDSGDQERERGITITAKITAVQHDDYRINIVDTPGHADFSGEVERTLNMADGCLLIVDAQEGPMPQTKFVLEKALEAELKPIVVLNKIDKAGSRIAEVEDELADLFLELAVHEDQLHYPVYYAIGREGKAWATPPIDSSEKADLSSLFDAIIKNIPPPAVELDKPFQMLVTALAWDNFKGKYSIGRITRGRVKAGDQVALCQKDGSIKKSKVDLVFMSRGVTKYEVPEGVAGDIVQLTGISEAQIGETLADAEQPEALPTIEVEAPTLRIYLGPNTSPFKGLEGEFNTSRQISERLAKELESNVGLQVSDDGIGFTVAGRGELHLGVLIETMRREGYEFEVGRPQVVTHVEDGKEVEPIEEVIIEVPAEQVGTVQMELGQRRAMLKEQFMSPSKGVTKLVYTMPTRALLGMRNILLTNTKGTIVMNTLVTGYAPIGQSLEQLRNGVLIAYETGTTMPYSLETAEARGTLFVGPAMKVYAGQIIGLNTRREDMEMNVCKAKHLTNMRSTSSDGVVQLTPPTVFSLEQCLDFIENDELLEVTPQNLRLRKKELDPNKRKRLK is encoded by the coding sequence ATGGCTACAACACAAGACCCGAGTAAAATTCGAAACATTGCAATTATTGCGCACGTTGACCACGGCAAAACGACGTTGGTAGACGGGCTTATGAAACAAAGCCACACTTTTCGTGATAACCAAGCAGAAATGAGCCAGGAACTCATTATGGACAGTGGTGACCAAGAGCGGGAGCGTGGCATTACCATCACAGCGAAAATAACTGCAGTCCAGCATGACGATTACCGTATAAATATTGTCGATACGCCTGGACACGCGGATTTCTCTGGAGAAGTAGAACGGACGCTAAACATGGCTGACGGCTGCCTGCTAATTGTTGATGCCCAAGAAGGGCCAATGCCACAAACGAAATTTGTACTGGAAAAGGCACTCGAGGCCGAGCTGAAACCAATAGTAGTGCTCAACAAAATAGACAAGGCAGGTTCTCGCATCGCTGAAGTAGAAGACGAACTGGCCGACTTGTTTCTCGAGCTTGCCGTACACGAAGACCAGCTGCATTACCCGGTATACTACGCTATTGGGCGAGAGGGTAAGGCGTGGGCAACACCGCCAATCGATTCAAGTGAAAAAGCTGACCTTTCATCTTTGTTTGACGCCATTATTAAAAATATTCCGCCACCGGCAGTTGAACTCGACAAACCATTTCAAATGCTGGTAACAGCGCTAGCGTGGGATAATTTTAAGGGCAAATACTCCATTGGCCGGATTACACGTGGTCGGGTAAAAGCAGGCGATCAGGTAGCCTTGTGCCAGAAAGATGGTTCTATCAAGAAGTCCAAGGTCGACTTGGTTTTCATGAGCCGCGGGGTCACAAAATATGAGGTGCCAGAAGGCGTCGCCGGCGACATTGTCCAGCTTACTGGCATAAGTGAAGCGCAAATTGGCGAAACTTTGGCCGATGCTGAGCAGCCAGAAGCGCTGCCAACCATTGAAGTTGAGGCACCAACGCTGCGAATTTACCTTGGCCCAAACACTAGTCCGTTTAAGGGTCTCGAGGGCGAGTTTAATACCTCTAGGCAAATTAGCGAGCGATTGGCAAAAGAACTGGAATCAAATGTTGGCCTACAGGTAAGCGATGACGGGATTGGCTTTACGGTAGCGGGACGCGGCGAGTTACATTTGGGCGTACTGATAGAAACTATGCGCCGAGAAGGCTACGAATTTGAAGTCGGCCGCCCACAGGTTGTTACTCACGTCGAGGACGGTAAAGAAGTTGAACCTATTGAAGAAGTCATCATCGAAGTACCAGCCGAGCAGGTTGGTACGGTGCAAATGGAGCTTGGTCAACGTCGTGCGATGCTCAAAGAGCAATTCATGAGTCCCAGTAAGGGTGTTACCAAGCTTGTCTACACAATGCCTACACGCGCACTTTTGGGTATGCGAAACATACTACTGACCAACACAAAAGGCACTATTGTTATGAACACCCTCGTGACTGGTTATGCCCCAATTGGCCAGTCACTGGAGCAACTCCGCAACGGCGTACTGATCGCCTACGAAACTGGTACAACTATGCCCTATAGCCTCGAAACAGCCGAAGCGCGTGGCACGCTTTTTGTGGGACCAGCTATGAAGGTGTATGCTGGCCAAATTATTGGCCTCAACACCCGCCGCGAAGATATGGAAATGAATGTCTGTAAAGCAAAGCACCTAACCAACATGCGCTCGACATCGTCCGATGGTGTAGTCCAACTGACGCCTCCAACGGTATTTAGCCTAGAGCAGTGCCTCGACTTTATAGAAAATGACGAGCTGCTTGAAGTCACTCCTCAAAACCTCCGCCTACGCAAAAAAGAACTCGACCCCAACAAGCGCAAACGCCTGAAATGA
- a CDS encoding DUF21 domain-containing protein, which produces MDILILVIEVMILVGIAAICSGLNVAFMSLNLADLKRKAKLGSMYAKWLIPLRKNAHLTLAAILLTNVAAASLTPLVLDSKLSGIWAVVISTLALTIFAEIMPQALFAQNAILWCGRLTWLLRLMIIITYPLAKPLQLLLDNMFKHATHDLHTRHELGLLVAEHLGAKESELDEDEVEIIKGALQLSEKKVGSIMTPIAKVYSLKPFSVINDRLIDEIKENGHSRIPVFNTGKTICFGVILVKELVDIDFDEHPPRVDELVLHPTQTVGSGTALDTMFRKFISAQTHLIPVEKDDRIVGIVTIEDLLEEILGHEIEDESDRAQALARRLKRTKK; this is translated from the coding sequence GTGGACATACTAATACTCGTTATTGAAGTAATGATTCTCGTTGGGATTGCCGCGATTTGCTCAGGGCTCAATGTGGCGTTTATGTCGCTAAACCTTGCCGACCTCAAGCGAAAAGCCAAGCTGGGGAGCATGTACGCCAAGTGGCTAATTCCTTTGCGAAAAAACGCGCACCTCACTCTGGCCGCCATTTTACTCACCAACGTTGCCGCCGCCTCTCTGACACCGCTCGTACTCGATTCAAAACTGAGTGGCATCTGGGCTGTCGTCATCAGCACCCTCGCGCTCACCATCTTTGCTGAAATTATGCCGCAGGCACTGTTTGCTCAAAATGCCATCCTCTGGTGCGGCAGGTTGACCTGGCTGCTACGGCTCATGATTATCATCACCTATCCACTCGCAAAACCGCTTCAGCTGCTCCTAGACAACATGTTCAAACATGCCACTCACGATTTACACACGCGACACGAGCTTGGGCTGCTGGTCGCCGAGCATCTTGGGGCAAAAGAAAGCGAACTTGACGAAGATGAGGTAGAAATCATCAAAGGCGCCCTCCAGCTTAGTGAAAAGAAAGTTGGCAGCATTATGACCCCGATTGCAAAGGTATATTCTCTGAAACCGTTCAGTGTTATTAATGACCGCCTGATAGACGAAATCAAAGAAAATGGGCATAGCCGGATACCCGTTTTTAATACCGGTAAAACCATTTGCTTTGGCGTTATCCTAGTCAAAGAATTAGTAGATATCGACTTCGACGAGCACCCGCCACGCGTCGACGAGCTGGTACTACACCCAACCCAAACGGTTGGTTCAGGTACCGCACTTGATACAATGTTCCGCAAATTTATTTCTGCACAGACGCACCTAATTCCTGTTGAAAAAGATGACAGGATAGTCGGAATAGTCACTATAGAAGACTTGCTTGAAGAAATACTAGGACATGAGATAGAAGACGAATCAGACCGCGCGCAAGCACTCGCGCGCCGACTTAAACGTACAAAAAAATAA
- a CDS encoding LysM peptidoglycan-binding domain-containing protein, with the protein MRKTVISAVALATVICGVAMPRVSAQTLGYVPKEKFIEKVQLASLEVEKPNEVKTTEEKQPTEVKPAEPAAPAPVIAAVQPGDSLSKIAEANGTTWVRLFNANTGIVNPDVINPGDQIRIPGADEVLAERPLPQPVVVAPKPTQAYRGTTTTYRQTAPAGSYPVSANAAKAYIYSRESGNNPNATNPTGCYGLGQDCNGVLRAQCGADYACQDAYFEGYAARRYGGWEGAYSFWQANHWW; encoded by the coding sequence ATGCGTAAAACCGTTATATCAGCGGTCGCCCTTGCGACCGTAATCTGTGGTGTAGCCATGCCACGCGTCTCAGCTCAAACGCTGGGATATGTACCAAAAGAAAAATTCATTGAAAAGGTGCAGCTTGCTTCACTGGAAGTCGAAAAGCCAAACGAAGTAAAAACTACAGAGGAAAAACAGCCAACTGAAGTGAAGCCGGCTGAACCAGCAGCTCCTGCGCCGGTGATAGCAGCAGTCCAGCCGGGCGATAGTTTGAGCAAAATTGCCGAAGCAAACGGCACAACCTGGGTGCGACTGTTCAACGCAAACACGGGCATCGTTAATCCCGATGTAATTAACCCGGGTGATCAAATCAGAATCCCTGGAGCCGACGAAGTCCTGGCCGAACGCCCCTTGCCGCAACCCGTCGTGGTCGCCCCAAAACCCACGCAGGCCTACCGCGGCACAACGACGACCTATCGTCAAACCGCACCTGCCGGCAGCTATCCGGTGAGTGCAAACGCCGCAAAAGCGTACATTTACTCACGCGAAAGTGGCAATAACCCAAATGCCACAAACCCTACCGGCTGCTATGGGCTTGGGCAAGATTGCAACGGTGTACTCCGCGCGCAGTGTGGCGCTGACTACGCCTGCCAAGATGCATATTTTGAAGGGTATGCGGCACGCCGATACGGCGGCTGGGAAGGTGCCTACAGTTTTTGGCAAGCCAACCATTGGTGGTAG
- a CDS encoding replication-associated recombination protein A, translating to MDTRPLAERMRPSKLDDVIGQVHLVGAQKIIRQIIENKEPTSLILWGPPGTGKTTLARIIATETGAEFVEISAVTSGKADVVKVIDRAGQNQRLGLQTILFVDEIHRFNKAQQDAFLPHVESGVITLIGATTENPSFEIINPLLSRARVLVLEPLSRSEIIAILQRSAKLMKLNAKVLPKKSVELLADLSGGDARVALGNLELAQRLALGKTITSELVETAAQTKLPGYDKKGETHYNVISAFIKSMRGSDPTATLYYLARMIQAGEDPKFIARRMVIFASEDIGLAAPAALNLAVSCFLAVERIGLPEAEINLSHVAVVLAKSPKSRETYDAWSKAKIAASEHPDLPIPLGLRNAPTKLMKDLGYGKGAKWEAGFKHPSGFLPPELRDINLFSGSK from the coding sequence ATGGATACAAGGCCGTTGGCGGAGAGGATGAGACCTAGTAAGCTCGATGATGTTATTGGGCAAGTCCATTTGGTTGGTGCTCAGAAAATCATCCGACAGATTATAGAGAACAAAGAACCGACCAGTCTCATCCTGTGGGGTCCGCCTGGCACGGGCAAAACGACCCTAGCGCGAATTATTGCAACCGAAACGGGTGCTGAATTTGTCGAGATTAGTGCCGTGACAAGTGGCAAGGCCGATGTTGTCAAGGTAATCGACCGCGCTGGTCAGAACCAGCGACTTGGTCTGCAAACGATTTTATTTGTTGACGAAATACACCGCTTTAACAAAGCTCAGCAGGACGCTTTTCTGCCACATGTTGAGTCCGGCGTTATTACTCTCATTGGCGCAACCACCGAAAACCCAAGCTTTGAAATCATAAACCCCCTGCTTTCCCGCGCCCGGGTACTCGTGCTCGAGCCACTTAGTCGAAGTGAAATAATTGCAATTTTACAGAGAAGCGCGAAATTGATGAAGTTAAATGCCAAAGTTTTGCCCAAGAAATCTGTCGAACTTTTAGCAGATTTGAGTGGCGGTGATGCCCGCGTGGCCCTTGGCAATCTTGAGCTTGCGCAGCGCCTGGCACTTGGTAAAACAATTACATCAGAACTGGTTGAGACGGCAGCGCAAACTAAGCTGCCAGGCTACGACAAAAAAGGCGAAACACACTACAACGTTATTTCAGCTTTCATAAAAAGTATGCGGGGAAGCGACCCCACCGCCACGCTCTATTATTTAGCACGAATGATTCAGGCCGGTGAAGACCCAAAGTTTATTGCCCGACGCATGGTGATTTTTGCCAGCGAAGATATAGGCCTGGCTGCACCAGCCGCTCTCAATCTCGCCGTGTCGTGTTTTTTGGCGGTGGAACGAATTGGCTTACCAGAAGCAGAAATAAACCTCAGTCACGTAGCAGTCGTACTTGCCAAATCGCCAAAGTCGCGCGAAACCTACGACGCGTGGAGCAAAGCCAAAATAGCCGCCAGCGAGCACCCTGACTTACCCATCCCGCTCGGCCTGCGCAATGCGCCAACAAAACTTATGAAAGACCTCGGCTACGGCAAGGGTGCCAAATGGGAGGCCGGCTTCAAACACCCCAGCGGCTTTTTACCCCCCGAGCTCAGGGATATCAATTTGTTTTCTGGCTCAAAATAA
- the maf gene encoding septum formation protein Maf: MRQIILASGSPRRKELMEKMGLNFVIIPSEFDEYLDESRSVEEIAMELGLGKARSVAAIYPEAIVIGCDTIVTVGDVQLGKPTDIEDARRMWRLITSAPNKVTSSLAVICRAENYEKVTYDNAWVYLKPYNQTLVEAYLAMGDYVDKAGAYGIQHISTMLDHIEGSEDTILGLPVKMLAEILQKNFGSLEG, encoded by the coding sequence ATGAGACAAATTATTTTGGCCAGTGGTTCACCGCGGCGTAAAGAATTAATGGAGAAAATGGGGTTAAACTTTGTCATAATCCCCAGCGAGTTTGACGAATACTTGGATGAATCTAGATCGGTCGAAGAAATTGCCATGGAGCTTGGCCTCGGCAAAGCCCGCTCCGTAGCAGCAATATACCCAGAAGCAATCGTGATTGGCTGTGACACTATTGTGACCGTTGGTGATGTTCAGCTTGGTAAGCCAACAGACATCGAAGACGCTCGCCGAATGTGGCGGTTGATTACCTCGGCGCCAAATAAAGTCACGTCCTCGCTGGCAGTCATTTGTAGGGCCGAAAACTACGAAAAAGTGACCTATGACAACGCCTGGGTCTACTTAAAGCCGTACAATCAAACGCTCGTGGAGGCCTATCTTGCCATGGGTGACTATGTTGACAAAGCCGGTGCCTACGGCATCCAGCACATCAGTACTATGCTTGACCACATCGAAGGTTCTGAGGACACCATACTTGGTCTCCCAGTAAAAATGCTAGCCGAAATACTACAAAAGAATTTTGGTAGCCTGGAAGGGTAA
- a CDS encoding ABC transporter ATP-binding protein, with the protein MTVSIDIQNLTKLYPGTTTPALDALRLQVKPGEVYGFLGANGAGKSTAIRLLMNFIQPTKGGAKIMGLDVVSGSVRVKKHVGYLAGDVALWPRVTGNEMFAYLMKLQSQVKMDYLNDLIRRFEAEPEKRIDQLSKGNRQKIGVIQALMHEPDVLILDEPTSGLDPLMQEVFYECVREAATRGAAVFVSSHNLAEVQRMCDRVGIIKHGKLIREQSIKDDNNLAVTTFRVVLAHPKDAEKLKSNRAIKLISTEGHIAIVQPKKTIAEALRVLATCNITGMTTQQIDLEDEFLGYYGDGA; encoded by the coding sequence ATGACTGTCAGTATCGACATACAAAATTTAACCAAACTTTATCCGGGCACAACAACTCCTGCGCTCGATGCGCTAAGACTTCAGGTAAAGCCGGGTGAAGTGTACGGGTTTTTGGGTGCAAATGGCGCGGGCAAGTCTACGGCCATACGACTACTCATGAATTTTATCCAGCCGACCAAAGGCGGCGCGAAGATAATGGGGCTAGATGTTGTCAGCGGTAGCGTGAGGGTCAAAAAACATGTTGGCTACCTAGCTGGAGATGTTGCTCTTTGGCCTCGTGTCACAGGAAATGAAATGTTTGCGTATCTGATGAAACTGCAATCCCAGGTGAAAATGGACTATCTTAACGATCTTATTCGCCGGTTTGAGGCCGAGCCAGAAAAGCGTATCGACCAGCTCAGTAAGGGCAACCGACAAAAGATAGGGGTAATACAAGCGCTCATGCATGAGCCTGATGTTCTCATACTAGACGAACCAACCAGCGGGCTTGATCCGCTCATGCAAGAAGTATTTTACGAGTGTGTACGTGAAGCCGCGACACGAGGCGCAGCTGTGTTTGTGAGCAGCCACAACTTAGCCGAAGTGCAACGGATGTGCGACCGCGTTGGTATTATTAAACATGGTAAACTAATACGCGAGCAAAGCATTAAGGATGACAATAATCTAGCGGTAACGACATTCCGAGTAGTTTTGGCGCACCCAAAAGACGCCGAGAAACTAAAGTCAAATCGAGCTATTAAACTAATATCTACCGAAGGGCACATTGCCATTGTGCAGCCCAAGAAAACAATTGCCGAAGCGCTACGGGTGCTTGCAACCTGCAACATTACGGGCATGACAACGCAACAGATTGATTTAGAAGACGAATTTCTCGGGTATTATGGAGACGGCGCATGA
- a CDS encoding ABC transporter permease subunit, protein MKDVIVWELRQRRKAIFWWTFASVIMTAVILALFPSIRDQAAEMNKVINTLPPELRGLKTGGANNIDVGDPLQFLNSQLFYATLPLIWMILAITRGAGLLGREEQTHTLELLLARPISRARLLIAKIIAFCLEFTTVTMLTFTTILLLCPIFELNVGASRLFSATAYTTLFCFSFGLIALTLHAASRLTKRAATAFAVTLAFGGYLLASLSSLTDWLEVPVKFMPYHYFTPLDALSGKTPRGLVVYLVCVFLISGFLAIVGFRKRDIE, encoded by the coding sequence ATGAAAGACGTGATTGTTTGGGAGCTGAGGCAGCGGCGTAAAGCAATTTTTTGGTGGACATTCGCATCGGTAATCATGACAGCAGTTATACTTGCCCTCTTCCCCTCCATCCGTGACCAAGCTGCCGAAATGAACAAGGTCATAAACACTCTGCCGCCCGAACTGCGCGGGCTTAAAACTGGCGGTGCCAACAATATAGACGTGGGCGATCCACTGCAATTTTTAAACTCTCAACTTTTCTATGCGACACTCCCCCTCATCTGGATGATTCTAGCCATCACTCGCGGAGCCGGGCTGCTTGGACGCGAAGAACAGACCCACACCCTTGAGCTGCTACTTGCCCGTCCAATCAGTCGAGCGCGGTTACTGATCGCCAAAATTATTGCTTTCTGCCTCGAATTTACCACTGTAACCATGCTGACCTTCACTACGATACTACTCCTCTGCCCTATTTTTGAGCTAAATGTGGGCGCTAGTCGTCTGTTTTCGGCAACAGCATATACCACCCTTTTTTGTTTTTCGTTTGGCTTAATTGCCCTCACTTTGCACGCAGCCAGCCGACTTACCAAGCGCGCTGCCACCGCCTTTGCGGTAACTCTCGCGTTTGGCGGCTATCTTCTGGCAAGCCTGAGCAGCCTAACAGATTGGCTTGAGGTACCTGTAAAGTTTATGCCCTACCACTATTTCACACCGCTTGATGCGCTTTCTGGCAAAACGCCGCGTGGTCTCGTAGTGTATTTGGTTTGCGTGTTTCTGATAAGCGGTTTTCTAGCAATCGTTGGATTCCGAAAACGAGATATTGAATAA
- a CDS encoding DUF2164 family protein, with protein sequence MLRKWDTENEELQRKLLNEVITRIQELDDVSTFGVIAAQEIVDIVTENLGPEIYNKGIADAKKLIVNKMADMDVDLSTLEQKA encoded by the coding sequence ATGCTTCGGAAATGGGATACTGAAAATGAAGAGCTTCAACGCAAGCTGCTGAATGAGGTTATCACTAGAATTCAAGAACTTGATGACGTATCAACATTTGGCGTCATTGCTGCTCAGGAAATTGTCGATATTGTTACTGAAAATCTAGGACCGGAAATATACAACAAGGGTATTGCTGATGCCAAGAAACTAATTGTTAATAAGATGGCTGACATGGATGTTGACCTCTCTACTCTCGAACAAAAGGCATAA